The proteins below are encoded in one region of Struthio camelus isolate bStrCam1 chromosome 23, bStrCam1.hap1, whole genome shotgun sequence:
- the MYCL gene encoding protein L-Myc yields the protein MEFDSYQHYFYDHEAEEDSDRSTAPSEDIWKKFELVPTPPLSPLGPPGERAWCSGAEERSNWLSRYCLAGEEPEYLIDTGEIFGNLSAFILKDCMWSGFSARERLEKAMTEKLSTGTQRVNPHKPSFAQDFGFNSSVSECVDPAAVFLCPLAESKIPASSGSEGQSDSEGEEIDVVTVEKRQSLGLRKPVTITLRADPLDPCMKRFHISIHQQQHNYAARSPPDACPQAEPAEQEAKTEPASSEDEPALESALPEPDLPKTGSGPGSDSEDVAKRKNHNYLERKRRNDLRSRFLALRDQVPGLASCPKTPKVVILSKSSEYLQSLIGAERRMAAEKRQLQLRQSQLLRRIAHLQGH from the exons ATGGAGTTTGACTCGTACCAGCACTACTTCTACGACCACGAGGCGGAGGAGGACTCCGACCGCTCCACGGCTCCCAGCGAGGACATCTGGAAGAAGTTCGAGCTGGTGCCCACGCCGCCCCTCTcgcccctgggccccccgggggagAGAGCCTGGTGCTCCGGTGCGGAGGAGAGGTCGAACTGGCTCTCCCGCTACTGCCTGGCCGGGGAAGAGCCGGAGTATCTCATAGACACGGGGGAGATCTTTGGGAACCTGAGCGCTTTTATCCTCAAGGACTGCATGTGGAGCGGCTTTTCGGCCCGGGAGAGACTGGAGAAAGCGATGACGGAGAAACTTTCCACGGGCACGCAGAGGGTGAACCCCCACAAGCCCTCCTTCGCCCAGGACTTTGGGTTCAACAGCTCGGTGAGCGAATGCGTGGATCCTGCCGCCGTCTTCCTTTGCCCCCTGGCCGAGAGTAAGATCCCAGCATCCTCGGGATCCGAGGGCCAAAGCGACTCCG AGGGTGAAGAGATCGACGTGGTGACCGTGGAGAAGAGACAGTCGCTCGGCCTGAGGAAGCCGGTCACCATCACGCTGCGAGCCGACCCCTTGGACCCCTGCATGAAACGCTTCCACATCtccatccaccagcagcagcacaactacGCCGCCCGCTCGCCGCCGGACGCCTGCCCCCAGGCCGAGCCGGCCGAGCAGGAGGCAAAGACCGAGCCGGCGAGCTCCGAGGACGAGCCAGCCCTGGAGAGCGCCCTGCCTGAGCCCGACTTGCCGAAAaccggcagcggccccggctcgGACAGCGAGGACGTGGCCAAGAGGAAAAACCACAACTACTTGGAGCGCAAGCGGCGCAACGACCTCCGCTCGCGCTTCCTCGCCTTGCGGGACCAGGTGCCCGGGCTCGCCAGCTGCCCCAAGACGCCCAAAGTGGTGATCCTGAGCAAATCCTCCGAGTACCTGCAGTCGCTCATCGGCGCCGAGCGGAGGATGGCGGCCGAGAAACGGCAGCTGCAGCTGCGGCAGAGCCAGCTGCTCAGAAGGATTGCTCACCTCCAGGGGCACTaa